The sequence GGTCTTTCAGGCAAGAAGGAAGCCTTTGTTGAAGATGTTCACTATCATTTCGTAACAGATCATTCGACTCGGATTGCAGGTATTCAAACAGGACAATATGATATTGCGGAAAGTATTCCACTCGAAAGTTATGAGCAGTTGAATAGTTCGGATGATGTCCAAGTCAGTTCGTATGATGGTGGTGCATTAACTGCGTTTTATAATACGAATGAAGGTTTATTGGCAGATGTGAAAATTCGTGAAGCCATTACAACTGGATTGAAAATGGATGAAATTCTATTGGCCAGCTATGCTGATGCAGATCTTTTCTCGCTCAATCCAGGATATATGAATCCAAACCAAACGCAGTGGGCTACAAATGCGGGTGAAGGGATTTATAATGCAGGTGACGTAGAAAAAGCGAAGCAATTACTGCAAGATGCAGGCTACAACGGTGAGGAAATTACATTACTGACAACGAAGGATTACGGAGAAATGTATACGGCGACGATTGTCATTCAAGAGCAACTGCGTCAAATGGGTGTCAATGTCAAAGTAGAAAATTTTGATTTTCCAACATTTCTTGAACGAAAAAATGATTTTACTAAATGGGATATTTTCGTAGCGAGTACAGGCTACCAGTTGACTCCACCACAGTTATTAGCTGTTACACCTGACTGGGCAGGGACGAAAGATGCAAAAATCACAGAGTTATTGACTGCAATTCGCTCAGCAGAATCTCCAGAAGCAGCACAAGCGAAGTGGGATGAGCTTCAGGGGTATTTATATGAATATTTACCTTCGACAGTCATTGGACATTATAAGAGTCTAATCGCTTCGACAAATGAACTGGAAGGCTTTACTGTGTTTGAAGCACCGATTCTTTGGAATACAAAAGTGATTAAATAAGATGATTCCTCCATTGCTATTTTAGTGATGGAGGATTCAGTTTTTTATCAAAAGGTCAGTGAGGGGGTTCGCCTTGATTATTTACATATTAAAACGTGTTTTGTCGCTAATTCCCGTTCTTTTTGTCGTGTCTATTGCTATTTTTTTAATCGTTCATTTAACACCGGGCGATCCAGCTGCTACTATTTTAGGCATTGAAGCGACCCAGGAACAAATTGAAGAGTTGAACGAGCAAATGGGACTTAATTTACCTTTGTATCAGCAGTATATCCAGTGGGTTTCGGGTGTGCTACAGGGAGATTTTGGACAGTCTTATTTTATGAAAGAGTCGGTTACAGAAGCTATTTGGAGCCATTTGGGTCCGACGGCTTCGCTTGCTATTTTAGCTGAAATTGTCGCACTTGTGATTGCGATTCCAATTGGGATTTTTGCGGCGTATCGAAGAGGCACAGCGGTCGATCAATCACTAATGGGCGTGTCATTAATTGGCATGGCTGTGCCTAGCTTTTTACTTGCCTTATTGCTGATGTTATTTGTTGGCGTTTATTTACAATGGCTACCCGTTGCGGGCTATAAGCCTTTGAGTAAAGGGCTATGGGAGCATTTTCAGTACTTAATTTTACCGGCTATTTCCTTAGGAGCCATCCAAGCTGCGCTTGTGGCGCGTATGACACGGGCGTCTATGTTAGAAGTGCTAGACGCGAATTTTATTAAGACGGCTCGATCTAAAGGTGTTTACGAATATAAAGTTGTACTTAAGCACGCGCTGCGTAATGCGTTTTTACCGATTTTAACGGTTATTGGTCAATCCTTTGGAACACTGGTGACGGGGGCAGTTGTTGTGGAGACAGTTTTTAATATTCCTGGCTTAGGTCAGCTGATTATTAACTCTATTGTGCGTAGAGATTTTGCTGTTATTCAAGGCGTGGTGTTATTCGTTTCGCTTATTTATGTGACCATCAATCTTATCATCGATTTGTTATATGGTATTGTAGATCCGCGGGTTCGATTGGAGAGGAAATAGGTGGGGGGAATATAGATGTCTGTTGCCAATAAAACTGCTGATTTTCAGCAAGTTGCATCCAAATTAAAAAAGCAACAGCGTCAATTAGTAATTAGACGTTTGTTGACGAATAAGTTAATGGTTTTCGGGGGCATTATTTTTGTTGTT comes from Sporosarcina sp. FSL K6-3457 and encodes:
- a CDS encoding ABC transporter substrate-binding protein, producing MKSKKIGLVLTLFVAAIALMACGNKDDNNIKSEGPGDVGNKDYKTEMNIAVTAQPPTLDPSMTVSQVALNIAGNVFETLYTLNANYEPVPMLAESVDVSEDGKTYTFKLREGVKFHNGEEMTAEDVVASMNRWVTTSSRAKSLLTNAEFTVQDPTTVVLTLESATSDVLIILATKAQFPAIMPAAMVEAASAEGVNEYIGTGPFQFEEWKQDQYIHLVKNEEYQAVEAEASGLSGKKEAFVEDVHYHFVTDHSTRIAGIQTGQYDIAESIPLESYEQLNSSDDVQVSSYDGGALTAFYNTNEGLLADVKIREAITTGLKMDEILLASYADADLFSLNPGYMNPNQTQWATNAGEGIYNAGDVEKAKQLLQDAGYNGEEITLLTTKDYGEMYTATIVIQEQLRQMGVNVKVENFDFPTFLERKNDFTKWDIFVASTGYQLTPPQLLAVTPDWAGTKDAKITELLTAIRSAESPEAAQAKWDELQGYLYEYLPSTVIGHYKSLIASTNELEGFTVFEAPILWNTKVIK
- a CDS encoding ABC transporter permease; amino-acid sequence: MIIYILKRVLSLIPVLFVVSIAIFLIVHLTPGDPAATILGIEATQEQIEELNEQMGLNLPLYQQYIQWVSGVLQGDFGQSYFMKESVTEAIWSHLGPTASLAILAEIVALVIAIPIGIFAAYRRGTAVDQSLMGVSLIGMAVPSFLLALLLMLFVGVYLQWLPVAGYKPLSKGLWEHFQYLILPAISLGAIQAALVARMTRASMLEVLDANFIKTARSKGVYEYKVVLKHALRNAFLPILTVIGQSFGTLVTGAVVVETVFNIPGLGQLIINSIVRRDFAVIQGVVLFVSLIYVTINLIIDLLYGIVDPRVRLERK